tttgtttaaaatttaaaagtcAAAGTTTTGAATGGCGTTTTCTTTTTAATGTTGCTAAAATTCGTTGTTTGGTGAGTACATAATTTAGATTTGTTTTCTTGTACGAAATATATACCATTCTTAAACTCTTTAACTTGAAGGTGCCTTGCCAAAATCATCTCTCTTTGATAATGGATATAACTTTACAATTTAACTCATTAAATCAAGGCTTCTTTTTTATGGAATATTTTGATGAACAAGGATATCACCTTATCTGTCTTTGCAACTATACGAAACAAATACAAGTTTTCCATTTAACAATGTTATCTACTGTTCTTGATATGTTGTATGTGTTCATGTTCACTTGTTGACAAGAACGACTGTCTAGAACTGTTTCACTTGTGACacattttgtattttgtttgcaGAGAAAAAAAAGTAGTGTACTATTGTCCTATTAGCGAAAAAAAGTAATTAACTTAGTGCATTTTTCTTATAATATTGAAACTCTTTGTTTACAAAATGAGTAATACCTGTAATTTCAGGCTAGGGCTGTTATTACAAAGTTGACCGAGGAGAAAAACTCTGTACTTCAGCAAAATAGCAAGCTTCAGCAAGAACTGGTAAGGGTCTTTGTATCTATTCATTAAATCATATCCTCATTCTACTATCCCTGTTCCTTTTGAATCTTCACCATATTGATTCTAgtggttaaaaaaaaaaaactgctgCTTTGAGCTTGATTAAACTTTAGTTTTATCCAAATCACAAGTGTTTGAGGGTTCAATGCATAGAAGAATGTTCGAGGATTCATAGCGACCTTCTTATGGACTTACATTGATACATTGTCATGTGCAGGAGCTTTTTAAGCGGGACGCCAGCAGAAGTCGCGGTGGCCTCCCCCTTGTGTATGTTATTATCATTGGCTTGCTTGGCATTCTTTTGGGGTACCTTTTCAAGAGGACATGACCCTTGGAGTTGCTTCACATATCGTAGGGTTGGTGATTCCCTCTATGGGAAAATGATGTGTAAAAAACCAGAAGAAAACGAATGTGTGATTGGTTAGCAGGGAACTGTTTCAGTATCTCATTAGACAGCATCTGAATGTGTGACCCCTTTCTTGGCTTATTTTATAACTATTAGCAGGCATATTGACTTTCGAACTATTTgcttaaaatggtattttaatattGCTTAGCAAAACTTAAGTAGCTCAAGTGCTTAGCGCCACATTCTTGAACATTTTCGAATGCAATTAAGGTCATTTTTGTGCGTGGATGTCTACATTGTCATGTATGGTCAAGCCCCTGTTGATTTGGCCTTTCATTTACAATTGTGGAATTGTGTAACTTGACAGTGTTCGCTGTCGTCAAGCAGATGATAATCCTTTAGCATACTTTGAAATTTGGGAATGTGAACAACTTAAATTAGGATACAGACaaaggagtctctcaacatgaTGACATAGTTACATCCAGCTAGAAAATCTAAGTAGATATTGGGCATCAGGGATCTTGGGACTCTTTAATCATGTGACAACGTACAGCAATCGTCCTAAAATCATCGAGACTTAGCTGCAATAGAACACAAAACAAAAATGAAGTAAAAAGTAGGGAGAATTGAAAAAACTCAAGAAAGTATAGCAGGCACCAACCTTTCCATCTCCATCACTATCAAAGCAACGAATCATGTCAGTCAACTCCTTGGCTGTCCAAGTAAAATCATGTGCAGTGGCTACTCTTTCTAAATCTTTTACAGATATCCCTCCCTTCCAATTATCTGCATCAAATCATTCATTAGATTTTGTTATTTCACCTTGACACTTCCTTCTTCTACTACTAGTAGTAATTTAGTATTAAGTTCATTCAAACAAAAGATTTTTCAACTCTTTTCAAACGCCATGGAACAAGAAAGTGGTACTTTACCATCAAACTGGTAATAATGAACTAGCAGTTCATCCTCAGTCATCTGCAGCCGACTAGCAAACTGCTTCACCAAATATTCAAACAAAAGTACCGATTAGAGAAACTGGGAACTATAGGATAATATTATGCACAGTGAGAAGATCATAAGTGCTATAGGATAATGTCCGCGActccaaaaacaaaacaaaacaaaacaaaaaagtgcATAAGAAAACGAACCGATTTTTTCACCCTATTTCTTCTTGAATCTTCTTTATTAGACTGcattttcccttttttttcaTTGACAACAGCATTTGAATTATGGGAGCTTTGTGAAGGTTCCCCAGAAACTTGTAGGGAAAGAGCAATGGCCTGCATATTGAAAATAAAAGAATTGGTTTTGGCTGACATTATATGGAAATTCTATACACCAAATTACAAAACCATTCGTGAACATGTAGATATGTACCAGTTTCAATGCCTCATCTTCATCCATGTATTCTGAAGTAGTCGATATCTTTCCCACAGGACTTTTC
This genomic interval from Humulus lupulus chromosome 8, drHumLupu1.1, whole genome shotgun sequence contains the following:
- the LOC133797621 gene encoding uncharacterized protein LOC133797621; its protein translation is MGKQDSLVSESEEETFQRSSSDEPGTPANNDGKKKEAGASEYEKQRLSRIAENRARMEALGLSKMASSLMGSAQKSRKSKGKAKITEDDDDDYRPQEEEPTSSADREENSVDDEDYLGPKSSVSNKRKAKNKVSKSNKKSPVGKISTTSEYMDEDEALKLAIALSLQVSGEPSQSSHNSNAVVNEKKGKMQSNKEDSRRNRVKKSFASRLQMTEDELLVHYYQFDDNWKGGISVKDLERVATAHDFTWTAKELTDMIRCFDSDGDGKLSLDDFRTIAVRCHMIKESQDP